The nucleotide window CCTGGTCGTTCTCGGCCGTGAGGACCTGACGGCGTGGAAGAGCGTGGCGAACCTGCAGAACGTGCTGCCGATCGCGCCGGATCAGCTCAACACCTACGACGTCCTGGATTCGGACGAGGTGGTGTTCAGCGTCGAGACGCTCAATGCCTTCATCGAGCAGAACACGGCGGATGCCAAGGCTGCCGTCGAGAAGACAGCAGAGGAGGCCTGACATGACGACCGTTGCCGATCCGCGCGACATCATCCTGGCGCCCGTGATCTCCGAGAAGTCCTACGGACTCATGGAGGACAACGTGTACACCTTCCTGGTGCACCCGGAGTCCAACAAGACCGAGATCAAGATCGCGATCGAGAAGATCTTCGATGTGAAGGTTGCCAGCGTCAACACGGCGAACCGACAGGGTAAGCGCAAGCGCACCCGCTCTGGCTACGGCCAGCGCAAGTCGACCAAGCGCGCCATCGTGTCGCTGACCGCAGA belongs to Gordonia westfalica and includes:
- the rplW gene encoding 50S ribosomal protein L23; this encodes MTTVADPRDIILAPVISEKSYGLMEDNVYTFLVHPESNKTEIKIAIEKIFDVKVASVNTANRQGKRKRTRSGYGQRKSTKRAIVSLTADSKPIEIFGGSVS